Proteins found in one Chloracidobacterium sp. genomic segment:
- a CDS encoding S8 family serine peptidase, with the protein MPVDESQFMSTMSGYFKPRHDWRDATGRGVTVAIVDSGIDADHPELKGKVIESVDARVEGNRVFFDPSAEGDSAGHGTACAGIVAKIAPDAKFASIKVLGAGGLGDGQVFIAGLEYAIKQRYKVINLSLGTTKPQFFAPLHDMLDRAYQAGCIVVAAANNLPQPSFPSVFSSSLISVIKSEETDPLKFGFHYGQIIELTAPGVNVRTSWLGGGHRNLTGNSFACPHISGVVARFVEGYPNLTPFQVKSALYAIARENSGE; encoded by the coding sequence ATGCCGGTCGATGAATCACAATTTATGTCCACAATGTCGGGGTACTTTAAGCCGCGGCACGACTGGCGCGATGCGACCGGCAGGGGCGTGACCGTGGCGATCGTGGATAGCGGCATCGATGCTGATCACCCCGAATTAAAGGGCAAAGTGATCGAGTCGGTCGACGCCCGTGTGGAAGGGAATCGGGTCTTTTTCGATCCGTCGGCCGAGGGTGATTCGGCAGGGCACGGTACTGCGTGTGCGGGTATAGTCGCTAAGATCGCACCCGATGCAAAATTTGCCAGTATCAAGGTCCTCGGTGCCGGTGGACTCGGTGATGGCCAGGTTTTTATCGCAGGTCTCGAATATGCGATCAAGCAACGTTACAAGGTCATAAATCTAAGTTTGGGTACGACCAAGCCGCAATTTTTTGCCCCATTGCACGATATGCTCGATCGGGCGTACCAAGCAGGATGTATCGTCGTTGCTGCGGCCAACAATCTGCCGCAACCGAGCTTTCCGTCCGTATTCTCGTCATCGCTGATCTCGGTGATAAAGAGCGAGGAAACTGATCCGCTCAAATTCGGATTTCATTATGGTCAGATCATCGAACTCACGGCGCCGGGGGTAAACGTACGCACGTCGTGGCTTGGCGGCGGACATCGAAACCTGACCGGCAACAGCTTTGCCTGCCCGCATATCAGCGGCGTAGTTGCACGATTTGTCGAAGGGTATCCCAATCTCACTCCGTTTCAAGTCAAGTCCGCTCTTTACGCGATAGCCCGCGAAAATTCGGGTGAGTAG
- a CDS encoding GAF domain-containing protein, whose product MSELDDRGLSAKLQQLIETIDIARLMSEPFTSSINELLVSSAASMNSDEASVLVREGSGGDLRFLAAIGRVADRLIGMTVPSGKGIAGFVLSSGQPMAITDVGDDNTFYAEVDRATGFSTQTILATPLRYGGEVIGVLEYINRKGDPPFNPFTPDEMDRAAIYADAIAAMVNAYHSARLFSDLSDKVLSNDGVMDFSSVRKWVAELRDAGESRERLDLSVLVREVASLGDAERKLCRELLETILRYSDTKASTSFMNY is encoded by the coding sequence ATGTCCGAACTCGACGATCGCGGGCTATCCGCCAAACTTCAGCAATTGATCGAGACGATCGATATTGCAAGGTTGATGTCCGAACCGTTCACGAGTTCGATCAACGAACTGCTGGTGTCCTCGGCGGCGAGTATGAACTCGGACGAAGCGTCCGTGCTGGTACGAGAGGGCAGTGGCGGCGATCTTCGATTCCTGGCCGCGATCGGGCGTGTGGCCGATCGTCTGATCGGAATGACCGTGCCGTCCGGAAAGGGCATCGCCGGCTTTGTGCTTTCATCGGGGCAACCGATGGCCATCACGGATGTCGGCGACGACAATACCTTTTACGCCGAGGTCGATCGGGCGACCGGCTTTTCGACCCAGACGATACTCGCCACACCGTTGAGGTATGGCGGCGAAGTGATCGGGGTGCTCGAATATATCAATCGCAAGGGCGACCCGCCATTTAACCCTTTTACTCCGGATGAGATGGACCGGGCAGCGATCTACGCAGATGCGATCGCGGCTATGGTCAATGCCTACCACTCGGCTCGTTTGTTCAGCGACCTGAGCGATAAGGTTCTGAGCAATGACGGCGTTATGGATTTTTCGTCGGTGCGCAAATGGGTCGCGGAGTTGCGGGATGCCGGCGAAAGCCGCGAGCGTCTTGACCTTTCGGTCCTGGTCCGCGAGGTCGCATCGCTTGGCGACGCCGAACGCAAACTTTGCCGCGAATTGCTGGAGACGATACTTCGGTACTCGGACACAAAAGCTTCGACGAGCTTTATGAACTATTGA